DNA sequence from the Prolixibacter sp. SD074 genome:
TGATCAATGGTTTTGGGCATACGCTCCGACAGACGTTGTACGAATGGTACGCGCATCAGCAACTTTCCTCCGTAATACCAGAGTAAGTCACCCGTCAGGACACCGGCAATAGCCACCACGATAGTATAAAACAGTTGCAACTCCTGTTGATTCACCAAAAAGAATGCTGCAAACAGAATACTTTCCCCTTCAATCAGTAATCCTACAAAGAGGATCACATAAATTAATGGCGTCCAGATGTGAAGTTGTTGTGTTAATATTGCATCCATGCCCGAAATAAATCAAAATCTTCTCCGTATAAACGAATTAAGTTGTCTTTTCGTACTCCAAATCTGCATCTAAATGTTATTTTTTCTAAAAACAGATACATAATGTTAATTCACCAATTTTTATTTCCTTTGAAATATGTTCAGGTATCAATATGAGAGTTTCAATTTTAATCATATTACTATCAGGCTTAGGAATTTTTCCCGCCTGCCACCGGGTTGACAAAAACGCAGCACAAACAGAAGGTGAGTACCTAATGGCACTGGAAAAAGCAAAGGCGGGCCCACCCGATACGACCGTAATTTCAGCGGGAGACTTTCAGCGAAAATTAGGCTGGGTAAAGGAAGGAACGGAAGGGTACGCTGTCGTAACCGCTCCGATTAACGGTCATTATTATGGCCGGCCAATCAAAGCGCGTGTTATTAGCAAAACAGACCGGGAACTGAAACTCCGTTTTCTGGAATCGGTCATGGTGGCGCCGGCTAAAAACTGCCCGGCAGAAGTTAAAAGCGGACAAACCTACTGGGAAAAGCGGGGGGATTTCTGGCAAACACGTGATGAAGCCCGCCAATATCTGGCAAAACATGGATGGCTGGGGGAATAACCCTGCATCATGGTATGACGAACGAACAATTAACCTGATGTTCAAGAGGATCAAATCGCTCCATCCGTGACGCAAATTTTTCCGGACCGGCGCCACTATCCTGAAAAGAGAAGTACATTCCGGTAAAATAACCTGGCTGTTTCGCCGGGCAATAAGCCGGCAGGAATATACCTGTGGCGGGTAAGCGATAATTCCGGTCATCCGAAAACATTTAAGCTGATCCGGAGATAGGCGAAGTAATTTTATGATTATTAACTAAGGACATTCAGTTTCCTAACTGAGAAATAAAGATTCCCATAAACGCTGATTTTCCATCGGATTTCAGGTTTCATGCTGTTAAAAACACGATGTTTCGATAAATATTATTTTATTTGCTACCATCCTTGTTTTTAACCATAAATGACAGTTCACTTCAAAAAATACTTCTTACTTATCTATTTCTGGATACTCAGTGTTCCTATACTTTTTGCGCAGACAAACGAAGGCGAATTGTATGGCGAAATTATTGGGCCCGATGGAAAAGGGATATCAGATGTATCCATAATCAGCAGTGAAACACAGAACTGGAGTTTAACAGACAGTCTGGGGAATTATCATCTAAAAGTTCCTACCGGGAAATCAGAAATCAACATCCGCCACCTCGGATACCATCCGGAATCATTCGCAATAGATATTTCTCCCGGTCAGCCCATTCAACGGGATATCAACTTACATGTCCAATCTCTTGGCCTCAGGGAAATAAAGGTTTTAGCCAGTGAAAACGAACAAAGCCTGACTTCAGCCACCACGATAGGGCAGCAAGCCATCGAGCTGGTCCAGGCTACTAACCTGGGCGATATCATGCAATTACTTCCCGGGAGACCGGTACAAAATCCCGACCTCAATTCGGCCGGGCAAGCACAATTACGAGGAACCGGTTCATCTACCGATAATAAAATTGACGCGTTTGGAACAGCCATTATCGTTAATGGAATACCACTCTCCAACGATGCGAATATGCAGGTAAGCAACACATCCACAATCGGAGCAAACGGACTTTTTTCAACCGTAAGTGGTGGTGGAATTGATTTACGCGACATTCCCGCTGACCAAATCAGCCGGATCGAAGTCATTCGCGGAATACCTTCAGTGCGATACGGGAATCTAACTTCAGGTGTTATTCGGGTGGAAACCATGCAGGGAAAAGCACCGTTTCGCGCAAAAGTTCGCCTCGATCCGACCACACAGGAAGCAAGTCTGGGAAAAGGGTTGGCATTGGGTAAAAGCAACCAAACACTTAATATCGGATTCGATCTCACACATTCACAGCAGGATTTGCACATTCCGGTTCCGGCCTACAACCGGGCTACGGCCAGTGCCAACTGGAACATACACAGCAACAATCATAACTGGCGGAACCAGGTAAATCTTTCCTTGCTTTACGCGAAAGATCGGGATAAGGGCGACAAAGATGCCGCGTTGGAGGAAAATCGATATGCCAGCGACAAAGGATTCCGTGTAAGTACAAAAGGTGAGATTAAATCCGGAGAAAAAATACTGAAGAGGCTGGCTTACCAGGTATCACTGGCCATGCGAAATCAGGATGCTTACAATAAACAACTCCGTTCAGGAGAAGCTCAACCGTTGCCAACCAACCTCGTTGGAGGGACATTTGAAGTTCCCTTTGCTCCCGCTGAATACTACACGGCCACGCGCATCGAAGGCAAACCGGTAAATTTCTATGCTTCGCTCATTCAACGTTTCGCGGTAAGCGGAGAAAAAGTGCACGACCGCTTTTTTGTCGGAACCGAATGGCGAACTGATGTTAATCACGGAAATGGAAAAACATTCGACGCAGGTTATCCGCCACCATCATCGTACCGACCAAGAGCCTATAACGATGTTCCGGCATTGAATCAGTTTTCGCTTTTTGCCGAAAATTCTTTCACTTTTCCGTTAGCCGGAAAAACAGTGCAGTGGCAGGCCGGCATCAGGTACGACAATGTGCTGCCCAATGGATTGTTTAAAAGCAGTTTCGATACAAAATGGCAGCCCAGAACGAATCTGACGTACCAACTATTTCCATATTTACGCCTTCGCGGAGGTTACGGAATTACGGCCAAAGCTCCTTCCCTGGTTTATCTCTATCCCGAAGCGGCCTATTTTGATGCTGTCAGTTACATGTTTTATTCGGCCACTTATCCGGATGAACGCCTCGCATTGATGACCACCCACATTTTCGATGCAACGAATAATCAACTGAAGTTCATGACCAACCGGAAAGCGGAAATTGGAGTTGACTTAAATGCAGGGAAATGGAGCGCCCACGTCACCTTTTACAATGAGAAAACGAGGAATGCCTATTCATTTACCGATGTGCCGGCTGCATTTCCCTACCCGGTTTACGATACCTCCTTTTACCTTCCGGGAAACGGGGAGAAGCCTCAACTCGATGAGGTGAATGTCGATACATTAACCTATCGGAGCGCTTATCTAAAACCGAATAATTCGCTGAACATCGACCGGAAAGGAATAGAATTCGCGATTCAATCACCCGAAATTACTCAAACGGGTACCTCCTTTAATCTGAGCGGTGCCTGGTCGGCCAACACTTCCTGGAGTGATGCCCCGGACATACTCGAAATTAGCCGGAATTTTCCAAACAATCCCAACGGATACATGGGCATGTATGAGTCGAACAAGACCAATCGTGAGCTGTTTCTGACGACTTTTCGCATTGTCCAGCACATTCCGGTACTTCGGTTTGTGGCAACGGCTGCACTGCAAAACACCTGGATTGACAAATATGGATCAATTTTCCGTGGTTCTGTCCCGGTAGGTTATATTGATGAAAACGGCAATACAATTCCCTTAACTTCTGCACGGGCAACAACCGGTTTTCCGTTTCTCATCCGGAGTGTTGACCCGGTGACGAATGAAAAAGTTAGCCGGCCCGCCTTGTGGAACCTCAACCTGAAACTGGCAAAAGAAATCGGGAAGAATTATCGTTTCTCCTTCTTCGCCAACAATATGTTTATGCACAATCCGGCCTACGCGAACCATCGCACCGGACAAATTGAAAAACGAAATCCCGCACTCTATTTTGGAGGAGAGCTGGCATTTCATTTTTAGATGAGAAGACTGAAGACCATAGGGCTCCTCTTGATTTGGACAGTGACTTTACTGACCGGATGCCGCGACGACAAGTTCAACGTTGAGCCACAGTTGTACGACGTTTCTGTTCAGTTGTCATTGCCCGATAGCTACTCCGGTGCTTCACCCGAAAACACAACCGTACGGTTGATCAACATCGACAACCAACTGGAAAGCGAAGGTGTGACCGGTGCCAACGGCCAATGTACGTTTCACAGAGTCACCGCCGGAAAATACCGCTTGTGGGCAGGGAAGAAGTACCCCGCTGCCGAAGCACGCTCGTTGGGTTCTTCATTAGTCACCGACCGGGATATTTTGCAAAACCGCTATGTTTCACTCAATTACAATCAGGCCGATATTACCGTAACCGGGAATACAGATTTAGGTAGTAAAACGCTGAAAGAAAATCTGGCCGGCCTACTGGTGATCAAAGAATTGTATTACACCGGTTCCCGGACCCCCAATGGAAAAGCATACTGGTCCGATCAGTTTGTCGAAATCTTTAACAACAGCGATGAAACCATCTACCTCGACAGCCTTTACATTGCCAGTGTTTACGGCGCCAGCGGCAATTCGACAGCCGCTGCCCCCTCACCATATGCCGGCGTGCAGGACAGTGTTTTCCTCGACTTTGTCAGGATGATTCCCGGAACCGGAAAAGATCATCCATTGAAGCCAGGCAAAAGCATTGTAATTGCCCAGGATGGAATGAATCACCGCGATGACCCGAACGGAAATCCAACCAGCATCGACCTGTCGCATGCCGATTGGGAAACGTTCCTATATCGTCCGGAAAATCAAAAAGACATTGATTTCGCCGAAGTTCCAAACCTGACTGAAATCTTCGCCAGCATGCAATCGACCTTTGATTGGATTTTCAATAGTTACGGAGCCGGCATCGTTATTTACCGCAATTATCATCAGGATGAAGTACATTTCGTTCCCCGTCCCAATGACACCAAAGGCAGGACCTTGATGTCCATTCCATCCGAATGGGTCTTGGACGGAGTGGAAGCATTAGCTTCGGCTGATGCCGGCGCGTACCACCGCATACCTTATTCCATCGATGCCGGATTTACTTACTGCAACGGAAATTTCAACCTGCAAAGTTGCCGGCGGAAGATTGAACAGGAGCAGGACGGACGCATCATTCTGACGGATACGAATAATTCCAGTGAAGATTTTGATGTGATTCTATTTCCAACACCCGGCACGTTTAATTAGCATGAAAAAACTCCTGAACATAAATATTATCCTCTGCATGTTGAGTTTCATGCTCCTCTCCTTAACCGGGGTGGCACAAAATCCGGTTCAAACAGAAATGGAGGAGCAGGCACTTTTCTTTTCCGGGAAACCGGGAACAGACTTGCCCTTCGCACTACTGTTGAATGACTCCCTCCCGGACTTTAACCGACTTGAATTATCCGGAACTATGCGCAGTCAACCCTTCCGGGAAACCGGAACACCGGACAAGTATAAAGGCCTCAACTTTTCAACTTACGGCTACAAACAGGTCAAGCAGTTCCGATTCTTCGGCAAAGTCGACTACCAACGCAGCCGTGAGGAAAATATCCAGTGGCATGATCGTTTGTCCCGGCATCCGCTAAATCCATTTCAATTGGTTGATTCCATTGGCGGAAACTGGAAGAAAGACAAATACCACTTAGAGGTTAATGGACTGACTCCGATCAGCAATCATTTGATGGCCGGACTGGGGGCTGCTTTCCAGGTAGAGAGCGGCGGGAAGGATCAAAATCCACGAGCAGGGAATAATGCCTTTGAAATAACAGTCACACCATCAATAATTTACCGGACAGCCAACTGGCATTTAGGGATCGAAGGATGGTATCAAAGGTCTCGTGAGGATATCGATTTTCTGACCTACCAGAATAACGTTGGCTACGACTACTTTTTCATCAATGGTTTGAGTCTGTACGGACATCCGCTGAACCATATCAGTTACAGTTACCGGTATAATGCAAATGGGAAAGGCGTGGCCATTTTCTTTCAGAATAAAACTTCGTCCGGAGCGCAATGGAATGGGAAGCTGGACTACAAATTATGGGAAGAATCAGCCATTGAGACACCGTATGCCAATAGCCTGAATCCGGAAACCGGAAGAGTTGAATCCAATCCGGCAACCGATGCGCAATATTCCCTGGAACGGTTTGACGGTTGGGTATCGCTTACCCTTCCGGGAGAAAAATGGAATCAGTA
Encoded proteins:
- a CDS encoding DUF4876 domain-containing protein, which gives rise to MRRLKTIGLLLIWTVTLLTGCRDDKFNVEPQLYDVSVQLSLPDSYSGASPENTTVRLINIDNQLESEGVTGANGQCTFHRVTAGKYRLWAGKKYPAAEARSLGSSLVTDRDILQNRYVSLNYNQADITVTGNTDLGSKTLKENLAGLLVIKELYYTGSRTPNGKAYWSDQFVEIFNNSDETIYLDSLYIASVYGASGNSTAAAPSPYAGVQDSVFLDFVRMIPGTGKDHPLKPGKSIVIAQDGMNHRDDPNGNPTSIDLSHADWETFLYRPENQKDIDFAEVPNLTEIFASMQSTFDWIFNSYGAGIVIYRNYHQDEVHFVPRPNDTKGRTLMSIPSEWVLDGVEALASADAGAYHRIPYSIDAGFTYCNGNFNLQSCRRKIEQEQDGRIILTDTNNSSEDFDVILFPTPGTFN
- a CDS encoding DUF6850 family outer membrane beta-barrel protein — translated: MKKLLNINIILCMLSFMLLSLTGVAQNPVQTEMEEQALFFSGKPGTDLPFALLLNDSLPDFNRLELSGTMRSQPFRETGTPDKYKGLNFSTYGYKQVKQFRFFGKVDYQRSREENIQWHDRLSRHPLNPFQLVDSIGGNWKKDKYHLEVNGLTPISNHLMAGLGAAFQVESGGKDQNPRAGNNAFEITVTPSIIYRTANWHLGIEGWYQRSREDIDFLTYQNNVGYDYFFINGLSLYGHPLNHISYSYRYNANGKGVAIFFQNKTSSGAQWNGKLDYKLWEESAIETPYANSLNPETGRVESNPATDAQYSLERFDGWVSLTLPGEKWNQYFSVAAEYDDGRNFMAQTAQTDLTTQFLNAQIDWKALLKKEMQVRWIFNANVNLLSGKTNNILYGYQNLEKLTAHGSVSHSFFTGQKGRIETELTVSWEADLGSTQNIAPASVFIPESSEITVPVVQHNFRYLSAGNVNLFSQITWYPGWKPAPNAYIRLAGGANRFTAMEETNSFAEIGLGSYF
- a CDS encoding TonB-dependent receptor domain-containing protein, with the translated sequence MTVHFKKYFLLIYFWILSVPILFAQTNEGELYGEIIGPDGKGISDVSIISSETQNWSLTDSLGNYHLKVPTGKSEINIRHLGYHPESFAIDISPGQPIQRDINLHVQSLGLREIKVLASENEQSLTSATTIGQQAIELVQATNLGDIMQLLPGRPVQNPDLNSAGQAQLRGTGSSTDNKIDAFGTAIIVNGIPLSNDANMQVSNTSTIGANGLFSTVSGGGIDLRDIPADQISRIEVIRGIPSVRYGNLTSGVIRVETMQGKAPFRAKVRLDPTTQEASLGKGLALGKSNQTLNIGFDLTHSQQDLHIPVPAYNRATASANWNIHSNNHNWRNQVNLSLLYAKDRDKGDKDAALEENRYASDKGFRVSTKGEIKSGEKILKRLAYQVSLAMRNQDAYNKQLRSGEAQPLPTNLVGGTFEVPFAPAEYYTATRIEGKPVNFYASLIQRFAVSGEKVHDRFFVGTEWRTDVNHGNGKTFDAGYPPPSSYRPRAYNDVPALNQFSLFAENSFTFPLAGKTVQWQAGIRYDNVLPNGLFKSSFDTKWQPRTNLTYQLFPYLRLRGGYGITAKAPSLVYLYPEAAYFDAVSYMFYSATYPDERLALMTTHIFDATNNQLKFMTNRKAEIGVDLNAGKWSAHVTFYNEKTRNAYSFTDVPAAFPYPVYDTSFYLPGNGEKPQLDEVNVDTLTYRSAYLKPNNSLNIDRKGIEFAIQSPEITQTGTSFNLSGAWSANTSWSDAPDILEISRNFPNNPNGYMGMYESNKTNRELFLTTFRIVQHIPVLRFVATAALQNTWIDKYGSIFRGSVPVGYIDENGNTIPLTSARATTGFPFLIRSVDPVTNEKVSRPALWNLNLKLAKEIGKNYRFSFFANNMFMHNPAYANHRTGQIEKRNPALYFGGELAFHF